In Leishmania donovani BPK282A1 complete genome, chromosome 35, the following are encoded in one genomic region:
- a CDS encoding 3-demethylubiquinone-9 3-methyltransferase, putative: protein MKGVAADEVAKFASLQKHWWDPTGPLRSLHLLNPIRVRYVNNIVRSFGNVGGSSCDTSIGFSRDSGLTPQHQVLDVGCGGGILAESLARIGGTVTGIDACAESIEVAEKRRQQLEANFIASSQAFNWPQRLSYRHVSLFDVVEQEKRQFDVVVASEVIEHVSDARAFLQALCEATKPGGLLFLSTMDKSLKTAIAYIGVAEMLTGLVEPGTHDWRKFIPPDDVTKFAQRFGVRKVDQHYIVTYPDVCQSFVSCNFQVNFCLSKHVNTGHYLWAGRKSSPEAGMQASVPPGEGCVPHAPECNENEFSLQPRGNGSADATESS, encoded by the coding sequence ATGAAGGGTGTCGCTGCGGATGAGGTGGCGAAGTTCGCCTCTCTGCAGAAGCACTGGTGGGATCCGACGGGACCGCTGCGCTCTCTGCATCTCTTGAATCCGATCCGTGTGCGCTACGTGAACAACATTGTACGCTCTTTCGGCAATGTGGGCGGCAGCTCGTGCGATACGTCGATTGGCTTTTCCAGGGACTCTGGGCTCACGCCACAACATCAAGTTCTGGAcgtcggctgcggcggcggtatTCTGGCAGAGAGCCTAGCCCGCATtggcggcaccgtcaccggCATCGACGCCTGCGCCGAGTCCATCGAGGTTGCGGAGAAGCGTCGTcagcagctggaggccaATTTCATAGCCTCCTCGCAGGCATTCAACTGGCCCCAGCGACTCTCGTACCGTCACGTATCCCTGTTTGACGTTGTGGAACAGGAGAAGAGGCAGTTTGACGTAGTCGTGGCGAGTGAAGTAATCGAGCACGTGAGCGATGCACGGGCGTTTCTGCAGGCCCTCTGTGAGGCGACGAAGCCTGGTgggcttctcttcctctccaccATGGACAAATCGCTGAAGACGGCCATCGCATACATCGGGGTGGCCGAGATGCTCACTGGGCTCGTGGAGCCGGGCACACATGACTGGCGCAAATTCATTCCGCCAGATGACGTGACCAAGTTTGCGCAGCGCTTTGGTGTGCGCAAGGTGGACCAGCACTACATAGTCACCTACCCGGATGTCTGCCAGTCCTTCGTCTCGTGCAACTTCCAGGTAAACTTTTGCCTGTCCAAGCACGTGAACACGGGGCACTACTTATGGGCGGGTCGTAAGTCCTCCCCGGAAGCGGGAATGCAGGCATCCGTGCCTCCTGGCGAAGGATGTGTGCCACACGCACCCGAGTGCAACGAAAATGAGTTttcgctgcagccgcgtgGAAATGGGAGCGCGGATGCAACGGAGTCTTCCTAG